A window of Acinetobacter sp. TR3 contains these coding sequences:
- a CDS encoding helix-turn-helix domain-containing protein: protein MPRIVTVPLSPEEQEQLIHLTKHAAHWRERQRAQTILWLSEGKTVAQVAKFQNRIPETIRLQRRKWELYQFDSIHEGYRSGRPNLLTDEYQQHIIEWVNSSPLNAEQIRVRLYEEFGLSANIVSIRKFLRQSGMVYKRTRHSLKKKGSDRIWAISARD from the coding sequence ATGCCACGCATAGTTACCGTGCCTCTCAGCCCAGAAGAACAAGAACAACTTATTCACCTGACTAAGCATGCAGCACATTGGAGAGAAAGGCAACGCGCACAAACCATATTATGGTTATCCGAAGGTAAAACCGTCGCACAAGTCGCTAAATTTCAAAATCGAATACCAGAAACCATCCGTTTACAACGTCGCAAGTGGGAACTCTATCAGTTTGATTCTATTCACGAAGGCTATCGTTCAGGGCGCCCCAATCTACTTACAGATGAATATCAACAACACATTATAGAGTGGGTCAATAGCAGTCCTTTGAATGCAGAACAAATCCGTGTACGGTTATATGAAGAGTTTGGACTATCTGCAAATATCGTGAGTATTCGTAAATTTCTAAGACAGTCAGGTATGGTCTATAAACGTACTCGACATAGCTTGAAAAAAAAGGGATCAGATCGCATTTGGGCAATCTCAGCTAGAGATTGA
- a CDS encoding IS630 family transposase, which yields MAFGQSQLEIESLREQASRGEIVLGYVDETGFSASADNRYAWVRQGEVHQVEAVRSKRVNVMGCVLSTGQLITSCLQESVTSEWFYAYLTGVAERIKHTYGITLVLIVDNASIHRSKKMSAWRELLKDEYSASLYFIPAYSPELNRIEMVWRQMKYHWRDFQVMTTDQIQNWVYQISREFGGKYMFTF from the coding sequence ATCGCATTTGGGCAATCTCAGCTAGAGATTGAATCATTACGCGAACAAGCATCACGAGGTGAAATTGTACTGGGTTATGTTGATGAAACTGGCTTTTCGGCTAGTGCAGACAATCGATATGCTTGGGTAAGGCAAGGAGAGGTTCATCAGGTTGAGGCTGTAAGATCAAAACGTGTAAATGTCATGGGATGCGTGCTGTCTACGGGTCAATTGATCACGAGTTGCTTGCAAGAATCTGTGACTAGTGAATGGTTTTATGCATATTTAACAGGCGTTGCGGAACGAATCAAGCACACTTATGGTATAACGTTAGTATTGATTGTTGATAATGCATCTATTCATCGAAGCAAAAAAATGTCGGCTTGGCGTGAGTTGCTTAAAGATGAATATTCAGCCAGCCTGTATTTTATTCCTGCATACAGCCCTGAGTTAAATCGAATTGAAATGGTATGGCGGCAGATGAAGTATCATTGGCGTGATTTTCAAGTGATGACCACCGATCAAATACAGAATTGGGTTTATCAAATCTCAAGAGAGTTTGGGGGTAAATACATGTTTACTTTCTAA
- a CDS encoding YeaC family protein: MNIEQMLAILNPEIVERLKTAVEIGKWPNGIALTKEQREICMQAVYAWEMENLPKEQRSGYIDRGTKEEGEECDDDHHKNEPEFKPIRFV, translated from the coding sequence ATGAATATTGAACAAATGCTCGCTATTTTAAATCCTGAAATTGTTGAGCGTCTGAAAACTGCTGTTGAAATTGGTAAATGGCCAAACGGTATTGCATTGACTAAAGAACAGCGCGAGATTTGTATGCAAGCCGTGTATGCGTGGGAAATGGAAAATTTACCAAAAGAACAGCGCAGTGGTTATATCGACCGTGGTACGAAAGAAGAAGGTGAAGAGTGTGATGATGATCATCACAAAAATGAGCCTGAGTTTAAGCCGATTCGGTTTGTTTAA
- a CDS encoding aminoacyl-histidine dipeptidase: protein MIQVDFSKLSPQVVWWHFETLCTIPRPSKHEQRLRQHLKDWAEQRNLETYVDEIGNLIIRKAATKGKEQVAGVILQGHLDMVTQANRGTQHDFFKDPIQPVLKDGWLIAENTTLGADNGIGVALALAVLESSDIEHGPIEVLLTIDEEAGMSGARLLESGVLTGQWLFNIDTEEWGELYLGCAGSIDLEVGQSLEYEIAPSDLIFVDLQVSGLKGGHSGVDIHLGRGNANVILANFLNDYLTQSNGRLVEFVGGTARNAIPREAVATIAIETEQLADLEQAVAAIQAEWQQKLQGIDDQLQISVQQNANQINEVVALHQQQAWLKALTTCPYGIAQWSSTLPDVVETSNNIGVVKLTKEEAKTLIMVRSMVNQQALAFAQNIQQHFASFEIQSELTPLVSGWTPNPDSAALKCLQQAYQSAFEIEPNLKVIHAGLECGIIAEHYPDLQMVSFGPDIQGAHAPGERVKVDTVDKCWKLLVTALESVK, encoded by the coding sequence ATGATACAGGTCGATTTTTCTAAATTATCTCCACAAGTAGTTTGGTGGCATTTTGAGACCTTATGTACAATTCCTCGACCATCTAAACATGAACAACGGTTAAGACAGCATTTAAAAGATTGGGCAGAACAGCGCAATTTGGAAACCTATGTCGATGAGATTGGTAACCTAATTATTCGAAAAGCGGCAACTAAGGGTAAAGAACAAGTCGCAGGTGTGATTTTGCAAGGTCATCTGGATATGGTGACACAAGCCAATCGTGGTACCCAGCATGATTTTTTTAAAGACCCAATTCAACCAGTCTTAAAAGACGGCTGGTTGATTGCTGAAAATACCACCTTGGGTGCAGATAATGGGATTGGCGTTGCACTTGCACTGGCGGTATTAGAATCCAGTGATATCGAGCATGGGCCGATCGAAGTTCTGCTAACCATTGATGAAGAAGCAGGAATGAGTGGTGCTCGTTTGCTCGAGTCAGGCGTGTTAACTGGACAGTGGCTTTTCAATATTGATACCGAAGAATGGGGTGAGCTGTATCTTGGCTGTGCAGGCAGTATTGACCTAGAAGTGGGACAGTCACTTGAATATGAAATAGCACCAAGTGATTTAATCTTTGTAGATTTACAGGTATCAGGCTTGAAAGGTGGTCATTCAGGTGTTGATATTCATTTAGGTCGTGGCAATGCCAATGTCATTCTAGCTAATTTCCTCAATGATTATTTGACACAATCCAATGGTCGACTGGTTGAATTTGTCGGTGGAACAGCGCGTAATGCTATCCCGCGTGAAGCAGTGGCGACGATTGCAATTGAAACTGAACAACTGGCTGACTTAGAACAAGCAGTTGCAGCAATACAAGCTGAATGGCAGCAGAAACTGCAAGGTATTGATGACCAGCTACAGATCAGCGTACAGCAAAATGCCAACCAGATTAATGAAGTGGTTGCGCTGCATCAACAACAAGCTTGGTTAAAAGCATTGACAACATGTCCTTATGGTATTGCACAATGGAGTAGTACTTTACCCGATGTGGTTGAAACCTCGAATAATATTGGTGTAGTCAAACTCACTAAAGAAGAAGCAAAAACCTTGATCATGGTTCGTTCGATGGTAAATCAGCAGGCGTTAGCCTTTGCACAGAATATTCAACAGCACTTTGCCAGTTTTGAGATTCAATCCGAATTAACGCCGTTAGTGTCGGGCTGGACACCAAATCCCGATTCGGCTGCATTGAAATGTTTGCAACAGGCTTATCAATCTGCATTTGAGATTGAACCCAATCTAAAAGTCATTCATGCAGGTTTGGAGTGTGGCATTATTGCGGAACATTATCCTGATTTGCAGATGGTGTCGTTTGGCCCTGATATTCAAGGGGCGCATGCACCAGGTGAGCGAGTTAAAGTAGATACTGTAGATAAATGCTGGAAGTTACTGGTGACTGCATTGGAAAGTGTGAAATAA
- a CDS encoding glycosyl transferase family protein has product MNTKRNIYKTVEHPFAQYVRILGKGKTGSRSLSYEEAYQAFSMILKDEVLDVQLGAFLMLLRVKEESVDELAGFVQATRDQLNFQPLDVDLDWSSYAGKRKHYPWFLLAALTLAHHGYRIVMHGASGHTINRVYTEQVLQYLGYSICKNEQDVREQLDQHNFAFLPLEAISPILSELISLRNVMGLRSPIHTLARLINPFNAKATLQAIFHPAYRTSHQQTAFRLGYQNSAVIKGEGGEFERNPDAKTLICGIKNGELYEHELPKLTPDRSPIEEELDLAVFKAVWLGEQSHEYGEMAVTETMGIALYTMGAVESYEEAMNKAKALWESRF; this is encoded by the coding sequence ATGAATACAAAACGAAATATCTATAAAACTGTAGAACACCCCTTTGCTCAGTATGTTCGTATCTTGGGTAAAGGGAAAACAGGTTCTCGTTCGCTCAGTTATGAAGAAGCCTATCAAGCATTTAGCATGATTTTAAAAGATGAAGTTTTGGATGTTCAGTTGGGTGCATTCTTAATGCTTTTACGTGTTAAGGAAGAATCTGTCGATGAATTGGCTGGTTTTGTTCAAGCCACACGTGATCAACTCAATTTTCAGCCACTTGATGTCGATCTTGATTGGTCATCTTATGCAGGCAAACGTAAACATTATCCTTGGTTCTTATTGGCGGCATTAACACTAGCGCATCATGGCTATAGAATTGTGATGCATGGCGCATCGGGTCATACGATTAACCGTGTCTATACCGAACAAGTGCTTCAATACTTAGGCTATTCTATTTGTAAAAATGAGCAAGATGTTCGTGAACAACTTGATCAACATAATTTTGCATTTCTTCCGCTTGAAGCCATTTCACCAATTCTGAGTGAATTGATTTCACTCCGCAATGTGATGGGTTTACGTTCTCCAATTCATACCCTTGCTCGTTTGATTAATCCATTTAATGCGAAAGCGACCTTACAAGCAATTTTCCACCCTGCTTACCGTACTTCTCATCAACAAACAGCTTTTCGATTGGGCTATCAAAATAGTGCGGTAATTAAAGGTGAAGGTGGTGAGTTTGAACGTAATCCTGATGCCAAGACTTTAATTTGTGGCATTAAAAATGGTGAGTTGTACGAACACGAACTACCAAAGTTAACACCTGACCGTAGTCCAATCGAAGAAGAACTAGATCTTGCAGTATTTAAAGCTGTTTGGTTGGGCGAACAATCTCACGAATATGGTGAAATGGCTGTGACTGAAACGATGGGAATTGCTTTATACACGATGGGTGCTGTAGAAAGTTACGAGGAAGCGATGAATAAAGCGAAAGCGCTTTGGGAAAGTCGATTCTAA
- the pheA gene encoding prephenate dehydratase produces the protein MVNDGQNTSTSLNLEQIRDDIDSVDQQIQELLNRRASLAEAVAKAKFAAEDNPLFYRPEREAQVLRKVMERNQGPLSDATMARLFREIMSACLALEAPQSIAFLGPEGTYTHSAVLKHFGKDAVVRPLPTIDEVFREVEAGSAHYGVVPVENSSEGIVNHTLDCFKSSTVNVIGEVELRIHHQFLVSENTRKDSIKQIYAHQQTLAQCRKWLDAHYPGVERVALNSNAEAARRIRNEWHSAAIASDIAASMYNLEILHSNIEDNPENTTRFLVIGREKIPQSGNDKTSLLISAHDRAGALLEILAPFAKHKISLTSIETRPALPEKWAYVFFIDLEGHIGQENVAAALEEIRPMVKELRVLGSYPIAVL, from the coding sequence ATGGTAAACGATGGACAAAACACATCGACTTCACTTAATTTAGAACAAATTCGCGATGATATTGATAGTGTTGATCAACAAATTCAAGAATTATTAAACCGTCGAGCTTCTTTAGCTGAAGCTGTAGCGAAGGCTAAGTTTGCAGCTGAAGACAATCCATTATTTTATCGCCCTGAACGCGAAGCTCAAGTATTGCGTAAAGTCATGGAGCGCAATCAAGGTCCTTTATCTGATGCAACCATGGCACGTTTATTTCGTGAGATTATGTCAGCATGTTTGGCACTTGAAGCACCACAAAGCATTGCATTCCTCGGACCTGAAGGCACTTATACCCATTCAGCTGTGTTAAAGCATTTTGGTAAAGATGCCGTTGTACGTCCATTGCCAACTATTGATGAAGTGTTCCGTGAAGTTGAAGCAGGCAGCGCACATTATGGTGTCGTTCCCGTAGAGAATTCATCAGAAGGGATTGTGAACCATACCCTCGATTGCTTTAAATCATCGACAGTGAATGTGATTGGTGAAGTTGAACTGCGTATTCATCATCAATTCCTTGTATCTGAAAATACACGTAAAGACAGCATTAAGCAGATTTATGCACATCAGCAAACCTTGGCACAATGCCGTAAATGGTTAGATGCTCATTATCCAGGGGTTGAGCGTGTCGCGTTGAATTCAAATGCAGAAGCGGCGCGCCGTATTCGTAATGAATGGCATTCTGCTGCGATTGCATCTGATATTGCAGCAAGCATGTACAATCTTGAGATTTTACACAGCAATATCGAAGATAATCCTGAAAATACCACTCGTTTCCTTGTGATTGGTCGTGAGAAGATTCCTCAAAGTGGTAATGATAAAACCTCTCTGTTGATCTCTGCCCATGACCGTGCAGGTGCTTTGTTGGAGATTCTTGCGCCATTTGCCAAGCATAAAATCAGTTTGACCAGTATTGAAACACGTCCAGCCTTACCTGAAAAATGGGCTTATGTGTTCTTTATCGATTTAGAAGGACATATCGGTCAGGAAAATGTTGCGGCGGCATTGGAAGAAATCCGTCCAATGGTGAAAGAGTTACGTGTCCTCGGCTCATATCCAATCGCTGTTTTATAG
- a CDS encoding acyl-CoA dehydrogenase family protein: protein MLAYDADLELFRDNFKRFMSEQIAPHYDQWEREGIMPRSVWSSLGENGFLCVDVPEEYGGYGVPTHYSLMLVEESARAGYCALSTAISCHSEIAAPYIQHIGTEEQKQYWLPKMVSGEVVGAIGMTEPGAGSDLQAMRTNAILQDDHYVLNGSKTFISNGQHADVVVLAVKTDPQARAKGVSLMLVDTHLDGFKKGTNLDKIGLHSQDTSELFFDNVKVPKDQLLGNAGSGFAYLMQELPRERTAIASTALGAIRGAIDLATAYVKERQAFGQAIAQFQNTRFVLAQAKIDELATAAFYNQNVALYNEGKLDVETAAALKSFSTDMQMKVSDNLLQLFGGYGYMTEYPISRFFVDARIQRIYGGTNEIMKEIVARGLIGKA, encoded by the coding sequence ATGTTAGCTTACGATGCAGATTTGGAACTCTTCCGTGATAACTTTAAACGTTTTATGAGCGAGCAAATTGCACCTCATTATGATCAGTGGGAACGCGAAGGCATTATGCCACGTTCAGTTTGGTCTTCATTGGGTGAAAATGGCTTTCTCTGTGTAGATGTACCAGAAGAATATGGTGGTTATGGTGTACCAACCCATTATTCATTAATGTTAGTTGAAGAATCTGCACGTGCTGGTTATTGCGCATTATCAACAGCGATTTCTTGTCATTCTGAAATTGCGGCACCGTATATTCAACATATCGGAACTGAAGAACAAAAGCAGTACTGGTTACCAAAAATGGTTTCTGGCGAAGTTGTTGGTGCGATTGGTATGACTGAGCCAGGTGCTGGTTCTGATTTACAGGCAATGCGTACTAATGCAATTTTGCAAGATGATCATTATGTGTTAAACGGTTCAAAAACCTTTATTTCAAATGGTCAACATGCGGATGTTGTCGTTCTAGCAGTTAAAACTGATCCTCAAGCACGTGCAAAAGGTGTGTCTTTGATGTTAGTTGACACACATTTGGATGGTTTCAAGAAGGGAACTAACCTCGATAAGATTGGCCTACATTCACAAGATACATCTGAATTGTTCTTTGATAATGTTAAAGTACCTAAAGACCAATTATTGGGGAATGCGGGTTCTGGCTTTGCTTATTTAATGCAAGAATTACCGCGTGAACGTACTGCAATTGCTTCAACTGCTCTAGGTGCAATCCGTGGTGCAATTGATTTAGCAACTGCTTATGTAAAAGAACGCCAAGCATTTGGTCAAGCAATTGCTCAATTTCAAAATACACGTTTTGTATTGGCTCAAGCAAAAATTGATGAATTAGCAACAGCAGCTTTTTATAACCAAAACGTTGCTTTGTATAATGAAGGTAAGTTGGATGTAGAAACCGCAGCGGCATTAAAGAGCTTTAGTACCGATATGCAAATGAAAGTATCGGATAATTTACTTCAATTATTCGGTGGTTATGGTTATATGACTGAATATCCGATCTCACGTTTCTTTGTTGATGCGCGTATCCAACGTATTTATGGTGGAACGAATGAAATTATGAAAGAAATTGTTGCACGTGGATTGATTGGTAAAGCTTAA
- a CDS encoding IS3 family transposase (programmed frameshift), with protein sequence MAKRFSPEFKQQAIDHALSNSHEPIAAIAHKLGVGYSTLDKWIREANPVGSSKRQLSPEQQRILELEKEVKQLKEANDNLKKSACVLSDRSCQEKYTVIQDMDINEVTVSSVCKCLDVSTSGYYAWRKRQTNTAQKYNDLKVVYWQHHARLGAPSLVHDMRDLGYRMSERTVGRMLKKLGLRSRIARKYKHTTDSNHRLSTASNLLDRQFTVTQPNKVWTTDITYIRTKEGWLYLCVMLDLFSRRIVGWQTSHRIDRQLVCDAFNYAMARQGYPTGVMVHSDQGSQYCSRDFRALLLTNNCIQSMSRRGNCWDNAVTESFFHTLKGHVVHGSVFSTRKEANAILFEYIEVYYNRIRRHSANGWLSPEAFEQKYFKNLEGSVVHDTV encoded by the exons ATGGCTAAACGTTTTAGTCCGGAATTTAAACAGCAAGCAATTGATCATGCACTTTCAAACTCCCACGAGCCTATAGCTGCAATCGCCCATAAATTAGGTGTGGGTTATTCAACCTTAGATAAATGGATTCGTGAAGCCAATCCAGTAGGTTCAAGCAAACGTCAACTTTCTCCTGAACAACAGCGGATCTTGGAATTAGAAAAAGAAGTCAAACAGCTCAAGGAAGCCAATGACA ATCTTAAAAAAAGCGCATGTGTACTTTCTGACAGATCATGCCAAGAAAAGTACACGGTAATTCAAGATATGGATATAAATGAAGTCACTGTGTCTTCTGTCTGTAAATGCCTAGATGTCAGCACTTCAGGCTATTATGCCTGGCGAAAACGCCAGACCAATACAGCGCAGAAATACAATGATTTAAAAGTTGTATATTGGCAGCATCATGCGCGCTTGGGTGCACCGTCATTGGTACATGACATGCGTGATTTAGGTTATCGCATGAGCGAACGTACCGTTGGAAGGATGCTAAAAAAGCTTGGTTTACGTAGTAGGATTGCACGTAAATACAAGCATACGACTGATTCAAACCATCGTTTGTCTACAGCATCAAATTTGTTGGATCGCCAATTTACAGTTACTCAGCCTAATAAAGTTTGGACAACGGATATTACCTATATCCGAACTAAAGAAGGCTGGCTGTATTTATGTGTGATGCTAGATCTATTCAGCCGTCGTATTGTGGGTTGGCAAACCAGCCATCGAATAGACCGCCAATTGGTGTGTGATGCGTTTAATTATGCAATGGCTCGTCAGGGTTATCCAACGGGTGTCATGGTGCATTCGGATCAAGGTAGTCAGTACTGTAGTCGTGATTTTAGGGCGCTATTATTGACGAATAACTGTATTCAAAGCATGTCTAGACGAGGAAACTGTTGGGACAATGCAGTGACCGAAAGCTTCTTCCATACCCTGAAGGGGCATGTAGTACATGGCAGTGTATTTTCTACGAGAAAAGAGGCAAATGCTATCTTGTTTGAGTATATTGAAGTTTACTACAATCGAATCAGAAGGCATTCTGCAAATGGCTGGTTAAGTCCAGAAGCCTTTGAACAGAAATATTTCAAGAATTTAGAGGGATCGGTTGTCCACGATACTGTCTAG
- a CDS encoding bifunctional prephenate dehydrogenase/3-phosphoshikimate 1-carboxyvinyltransferase codes for MSQPLFKKVAFIGLGLIGSSLARVIVVEQLASQIVASTRSKKTLEDAKALGLIQHGYATPEEAVQDADLIVLALPVRATQKVLEQIKPYLADNVIITDVGSTKGNVVAAAKAVFGENLPIGFVPGHPIAGAEHTGVHAGKVDLFANHKVILTPLPSSADWAVAKLIQLWSAAKAEVICMDVTKHDEVLAHTSHLPHLMAFNLVEQLANREDNLDIFRYAAGGFRDFSRIAASDPQMWHDIFFANKTAILNAVDGFEQQLSVLKKLIEQEDSQALMGLLGHAQAARQHFNHMLAKKPLMEKNKVTQQFTILPGKKTFTGKFTVPGDKSVSHRSIMFGAIAEGTTHVTGFLEGEDALATLQAFRDMGVSIEGPKNGEVTIHGVGMQGLKAPASALYMGNSGTSMRLLSGMLSAQKFDSVMTGDASLSKRPMERIAKPLREMGAQIQTTGEKGTPPVSITGSQALKGIQYDLPMASAQVKSGILLAGLWAAGETSVTEPEPTRDHTERMLRAFGYDVKTEGNKISLVGGGKLVGTDIQVPSDISSAAFFMVGAAITEGADVVLEAVGINPTRTGVIEILKQMGADLTVENERIAGGEPIADIHIKGSRTLKGIHMPEDQVPLAIDEFPALFIAAACAEGQTVLTGAAELRVKESDRIQVMADGLKIMGIDCTPTEDGIIIEGKGKSGDWSAIFAGGEIESHHDHRIAMSFSIAGLRTSGEITIHGTETVATSFPTFTELANSAGLDLQVVNQ; via the coding sequence ATGTCTCAACCATTATTTAAGAAAGTTGCATTTATTGGGCTTGGGCTGATTGGGTCGAGTCTTGCCCGTGTGATTGTGGTAGAACAACTTGCATCTCAAATTGTGGCTTCAACACGCTCAAAAAAAACATTAGAAGATGCCAAGGCACTCGGTCTTATTCAACACGGTTATGCAACGCCAGAAGAAGCAGTTCAGGATGCTGATTTAATTGTTTTAGCCTTACCTGTTCGTGCAACGCAAAAAGTGCTTGAACAGATCAAGCCTTATCTTGCAGACAATGTCATTATTACCGATGTGGGCAGTACCAAAGGCAATGTGGTTGCAGCTGCAAAAGCAGTATTTGGTGAAAATTTACCAATCGGTTTTGTACCCGGTCATCCGATTGCTGGTGCAGAACATACTGGTGTACATGCGGGTAAAGTTGATTTATTTGCCAATCATAAAGTGATTTTGACACCACTTCCAAGTAGTGCGGATTGGGCGGTTGCAAAGTTGATTCAGCTTTGGTCAGCGGCGAAAGCAGAAGTGATTTGTATGGATGTCACCAAGCATGATGAAGTGCTTGCCCATACCAGTCATTTACCACATTTGATGGCATTTAATTTAGTTGAGCAACTGGCAAATCGTGAAGATAATTTAGATATTTTCCGTTATGCTGCGGGCGGTTTTCGTGACTTCTCGCGTATTGCAGCCAGTGATCCACAGATGTGGCATGATATTTTCTTTGCCAATAAAACTGCAATTCTGAACGCTGTTGATGGCTTTGAACAGCAATTGTCAGTTTTAAAGAAATTGATTGAACAGGAAGACTCGCAAGCATTGATGGGTCTACTTGGACACGCGCAAGCCGCACGCCAACATTTTAATCATATGTTAGCCAAAAAACCTTTGATGGAGAAAAACAAGGTGACACAGCAATTTACCATTTTGCCCGGAAAGAAAACATTTACAGGTAAATTCACCGTACCAGGTGATAAGTCTGTGTCACATCGCTCAATCATGTTTGGTGCGATTGCAGAAGGCACAACCCATGTGACAGGCTTTTTGGAAGGTGAAGATGCACTCGCAACTTTACAGGCTTTCCGTGATATGGGTGTGAGCATCGAAGGGCCTAAGAATGGTGAAGTCACGATTCATGGCGTGGGTATGCAAGGCTTAAAAGCACCAGCGAGCGCCTTGTATATGGGTAACTCTGGTACTAGTATGCGTTTGCTATCAGGTATGTTGTCTGCACAAAAATTTGATTCAGTGATGACGGGTGATGCGTCATTGTCGAAACGTCCAATGGAGCGTATTGCTAAGCCACTTCGTGAAATGGGTGCACAAATCCAAACCACAGGTGAGAAAGGTACGCCCCCAGTGAGTATCACGGGTAGTCAAGCCCTTAAAGGGATTCAATACGATTTACCGATGGCTTCTGCTCAAGTGAAATCAGGCATTTTATTGGCAGGCTTATGGGCTGCTGGTGAAACTTCAGTGACGGAACCTGAACCGACCCGTGATCACACTGAACGTATGCTGCGTGCTTTCGGTTATGATGTGAAAACTGAAGGAAATAAAATCTCACTTGTGGGTGGTGGTAAATTAGTTGGTACAGATATTCAAGTGCCTTCGGATATTTCATCTGCTGCATTCTTTATGGTGGGTGCGGCTATTACAGAAGGTGCAGATGTTGTCCTTGAAGCAGTGGGCATCAACCCAACCCGTACAGGCGTGATCGAAATTCTCAAGCAAATGGGCGCTGATCTGACGGTTGAGAATGAACGTATTGCAGGCGGTGAACCGATTGCAGATATTCATATCAAAGGTTCAAGAACATTGAAGGGCATTCATATGCCTGAAGATCAAGTACCGTTAGCAATTGATGAATTCCCAGCATTATTTATTGCGGCTGCATGTGCAGAAGGTCAAACGGTATTAACGGGTGCGGCTGAGCTGCGTGTCAAAGAGTCTGACCGTATTCAAGTCATGGCTGATGGCTTGAAAATCATGGGCATCGACTGTACCCCAACCGAAGATGGTATTATCATTGAAGGTAAAGGCAAGTCAGGTGACTGGTCGGCAATCTTTGCTGGCGGGGAAATTGAATCTCACCATGACCATCGTATTGCCATGAGTTTTAGTATCGCAGGTTTGCGTACTTCCGGTGAAATTACCATTCATGGTACAGAAACTGTCGCAACTAGTTTTCCAACTTTTACTGAGCTAGCAAACTCAGCAGGTTTAGATTTACAAGTCGTAAATCAGTAA
- a CDS encoding alpha/beta hydrolase — protein MIKQFGILTFSLLIGTPLSFAQPTSTSTNKPPLKAQTNIQQSFEISSKYTQHDYLIQTFVPAGEVPSEGFPVLYVLDGNATFDSAANITKSLGGGANRLGLSPVAIVAIGYPKQSTFDVEKRALDYTPKASAEFQKQAKYSYGGADQFIQFIEKELKPAIQTKIQINTRQQSLFGHSFGGLFVLHTFMTHPETFQRYIAASPSLWFDNYALLNRQADWLNNKANKMQNTMLMATVGTHERRKETQSNEDSTQMQYDFYQNFKKQRSEKFLFWKFQHPAEQHLTNLYASLPKAIMLAGCIDHKSCSALFDEPVTP, from the coding sequence ATGATTAAACAATTTGGTATTTTGACTTTTTCTCTGCTCATTGGCACACCATTGTCTTTTGCACAACCAACGAGTACCAGTACAAACAAGCCGCCGTTAAAAGCACAAACCAATATTCAGCAAAGCTTTGAAATAAGCTCAAAATATACCCAACATGATTATTTGATTCAGACCTTTGTTCCTGCTGGCGAAGTTCCAAGTGAAGGTTTCCCAGTGCTTTATGTACTCGATGGTAATGCCACATTTGATAGCGCTGCCAATATTACTAAGTCACTAGGTGGCGGTGCCAATCGTCTTGGCTTAAGTCCTGTCGCCATTGTGGCGATTGGATATCCAAAACAAAGTACTTTTGACGTAGAAAAGCGAGCTTTAGACTACACGCCTAAAGCATCAGCCGAATTTCAAAAACAAGCCAAGTACAGTTATGGTGGTGCAGACCAATTTATTCAATTTATAGAGAAAGAACTCAAGCCTGCCATTCAGACCAAAATTCAAATCAATACACGGCAACAAAGCTTATTTGGTCATTCTTTTGGTGGGCTATTCGTTTTGCATACCTTTATGACACATCCAGAAACTTTTCAGCGTTATATCGCCGCTAGTCCTTCGCTTTGGTTTGATAATTATGCATTGCTCAATCGGCAGGCAGATTGGTTAAATAACAAAGCCAATAAAATGCAAAATACAATGCTTATGGCAACAGTTGGGACACATGAGCGACGTAAAGAAACGCAATCAAATGAAGACTCAACACAAATGCAGTATGATTTTTATCAAAATTTTAAGAAACAACGTTCAGAAAAATTTTTATTTTGGAAGTTTCAACATCCAGCAGAGCAGCATTTAACTAATCTCTATGCCAGTTTACCCAAAGCGATTATGTTGGCAGGTTGTATAGATCATAAAAGTTGTTCCGCATTATTTGATGAGCCAGTCACCCCTTGA